GCGGCCATGCTGCCGCCCGATCATGCCGGGCAGGAAGGCGCGGGTGCACCAGATGGTGGTCCAGAGGTTGCGGTCGATCGTCTGGCGCAGCGTTTCGGCCGTATGCTCCAGAAAGGGGCGAATGACGCCCCCGCCCGCATTATTGACCAATATGTCCGCCCGGCCATGCGCCTCCAGCGTCGCGGCGAGCAGTGCCTGCGCGCCCTCCTCCTTGCTGAGATCGGCGGCATGGGCGATGGCGCGGGGCGATCCGGCCGCTTCAAGCTCGGCGCACAGCCCTTCCAGCGCGTCGCCGTTGATGTCCGACAGGACGAGCGCAGCGCCCTCCTGTGCCAGCCTTGTCGCTATGGCCTTGCCAATGCCCCGCGCCGATCCGGTGACGACGGCGATTTTTTCCTGGAGATTGCCCATCGCGTCAGCCCGTCACCAGACCGGGGAATTTCCCGGCATGAACGGTTTCGGGTACCGCATCCCACAGGTCGAGATTGGCCGGGTCCGCCGACATGCGGCGTGGTTCGCGCGCGCCGTCTTCTGGGAACTGCTCCATGCCCAGCGTATATTCCCATACGAAATAGTCGGGGTCGTAAATATAAAGGTGAATACTGCCCGATGTGGGATGACGACCAATGCCGAACTGAATCTGCACATCGAATCGCTTGATTCGGTTGAACAGCTTGCCGATGTCGTCAATCTCATTGACCATGAAGGCCAGGTGATGGAAGGTCGGCCGGGGTGCCGGGAATTGCAGCGGCGCGAAGCTGTGATGGTTGGGATTGGGCCAGGCGCGCAGCAGCGATGCCTTCCACCCCTCCAGATAGTCGGAGACGAGGAAGCCCATATTCTCG
This window of the Sphingobium sp. EM0848 genome carries:
- a CDS encoding SDR family NAD(P)-dependent oxidoreductase; translated protein: MGNLQEKIAVVTGSARGIGKAIATRLAQEGAALVLSDINGDALEGLCAELEAAGSPRAIAHAADLSKEEGAQALLAATLEAHGRADILVNNAGGGVIRPFLEHTAETLRQTIDRNLWTTIWCTRAFLPGMIGRQHGRVINIGADSVHTGTYSHAGYNAAKGGVHALVTGLAFEFAKEGVTFNVVSPGGVLTEDLQAMMSDDPATLAKYKMSVHPREVAKREIPSQRFTEMREVAAYVAFLASDDAGAVNGQIHSINGAQWMM